The following coding sequences lie in one Timaviella obliquedivisa GSE-PSE-MK23-08B genomic window:
- a CDS encoding glycosyltransferase family 2 protein: MKQVSVIIPLYGVEKYVSATVQSVLAQTHENFELILVDDGSPDRSVEICRRFTDPRVKILRQENQGPAAARNFGIRHAKGDYIAFLDGDDLWLPDKLMKHIEHLENSPEVGVSFCRSALIDEAGELLGIYQLSNLEDITLLDLLCRTPIGNGSVPVMRRELFDAIEFDSPFEADPSYFNPDRRLHPSEDVECWVRIALTTHWQIAGIPEALTLYRVNSNGCSAKLLKKLSSWEQMLEQVHTYAAQQIKPCKAAAMAYQYRHLARRAVTLRDGAIALDLGFRAIAAYPQILIEQPRRTLLTLAAAALVQILPLNFYRQFEAQALKIAGASQKQQISKEAF, from the coding sequence ATGAAGCAAGTATCTGTCATCATTCCGCTTTACGGCGTTGAGAAGTACGTTTCTGCAACTGTACAATCTGTTCTAGCCCAAACCCACGAAAACTTTGAGCTAATTTTGGTTGATGACGGTTCGCCCGATCGCAGCGTCGAAATTTGCCGTCGATTCACTGATCCTCGCGTCAAGATTTTACGGCAAGAAAACCAAGGACCCGCCGCTGCCCGCAACTTCGGCATTCGCCATGCTAAAGGCGACTACATCGCGTTTCTAGACGGGGATGATCTCTGGCTCCCCGATAAACTGATGAAGCATATTGAGCATCTAGAAAATAGCCCAGAGGTCGGCGTTAGCTTCTGCCGCTCGGCGTTGATTGATGAAGCAGGTGAACTGCTTGGCATTTATCAACTCTCTAACCTCGAAGACATTACCCTACTCGATTTACTTTGTCGTACTCCCATTGGCAACGGCTCGGTGCCTGTCATGCGTCGAGAATTGTTTGATGCGATCGAGTTCGACAGTCCCTTTGAGGCAGATCCCTCTTACTTCAACCCCGATCGCCGCCTCCACCCTTCTGAAGATGTAGAATGCTGGGTGCGCATTGCCCTGACGACCCACTGGCAAATCGCTGGCATTCCTGAAGCATTAACTTTGTATCGGGTCAACTCTAATGGATGTTCTGCCAAACTTTTGAAAAAGCTAAGCTCTTGGGAGCAAATGCTAGAGCAGGTTCATACCTATGCGGCTCAGCAAATTAAACCCTGCAAAGCAGCAGCGATGGCTTATCAATATCGCCACTTGGCGCGGCGGGCAGTCACGTTGAGAGATGGAGCGATCGCCCTAGACCTGGGTTTTCGGGCAATTGCCGCCTATCCTCAAATTCTCATTGAGCAACCTCGGCGCACCTTACTCACCCTAGCAGCAGCGGCTCTAGTACAAATCTTGCCCCTCAACTTCTATCGCCAGTTTGAAGCTCAAGCCCTCAAAATTGCGGGTGCCTCACAAAAACAGCAAATTTCTAAAGAGGCGTTCTAG
- a CDS encoding cryptochrome/photolyase family protein, with amino-acid sequence MTTGIWILGDQLWMGQSAIQGCPNSLSQTPIILIESWQHVRERPYHQQKLVLVWSAMRHFAQELRHEGSRVTYKTAEAFEQPLQDWVRAEGITQLRVMEPSDRPFAELIQSLDLPCEIILTANNRFLWTTAEFRQWTGGRKSLVMEYFYREGRQRFQILMEGRQPVGGQWNFDKENRQPPKTGLETPEALWFEPDDLTQSVIHEVKHGSFSTYGEIEPFRWGVTRSQAQQVLAHFIQTRLPRFGTYQDAMMTGEETLWHAMLSAYLNLGLLQPLEVIRAAEQAFYDKSLGINSVEGFIRQILGWREYMHGLYHYVAEDYSQLNWFNHTQPLPEFYWDADKTDMNCLHQTLKQVESMAYGHHIQRLMVLSNFALIAGVVPQAIENWFHSAFIDAYDWVMQTNVIGMGQFADGGILASKPYAASANYINKMSDYCKGCCYNYKERTGDRACPFNFFYWDFLARHRDRLTSQGRMSFILKNLDKIPISEQQQISQKAEAWLSEQKS; translated from the coding sequence ATGACAACTGGCATTTGGATTCTAGGGGATCAGCTTTGGATGGGACAATCAGCTATTCAGGGCTGCCCAAACTCTTTAAGCCAAACTCCCATCATTTTGATTGAGTCATGGCAACATGTCCGGGAGCGCCCTTATCATCAGCAGAAGCTAGTTCTGGTATGGTCGGCAATGCGGCATTTTGCTCAAGAACTGCGACATGAGGGCAGCAGAGTAACTTACAAGACGGCAGAAGCTTTTGAACAACCCCTGCAAGACTGGGTTAGAGCAGAAGGCATTACACAACTGCGGGTGATGGAACCCAGCGATCGCCCTTTCGCCGAACTCATTCAGTCTCTCGATTTGCCCTGTGAGATTATCCTGACTGCCAATAACCGTTTTCTCTGGACAACCGCTGAATTTCGGCAATGGACAGGAGGGCGCAAAAGCCTGGTAATGGAGTATTTCTATCGAGAAGGGCGGCAGCGATTTCAAATATTAATGGAGGGTAGGCAGCCCGTTGGCGGGCAGTGGAATTTTGATAAAGAAAATCGGCAGCCGCCTAAGACAGGGTTGGAAACCCCTGAAGCACTTTGGTTTGAGCCAGATGACCTGACTCAGAGTGTGATACACGAAGTAAAGCACGGCAGCTTTTCCACCTATGGAGAAATTGAGCCATTTCGCTGGGGTGTAACGCGATCGCAAGCCCAGCAAGTCTTAGCTCACTTCATCCAAACCCGCTTACCCAGGTTTGGCACCTATCAAGATGCCATGATGACCGGAGAAGAAACTCTCTGGCACGCGATGTTGTCTGCTTACCTAAACTTGGGCTTACTGCAACCTCTGGAGGTGATTCGAGCAGCAGAGCAAGCATTTTATGACAAAAGTCTTGGCATCAACAGCGTTGAAGGCTTTATTCGGCAAATACTAGGCTGGCGAGAGTACATGCATGGGCTGTATCACTACGTCGCCGAAGACTACTCTCAGCTTAACTGGTTTAACCACACTCAACCCTTGCCTGAATTTTACTGGGATGCTGACAAGACAGACATGAACTGTCTTCATCAGACTTTGAAGCAGGTGGAATCAATGGCATACGGGCATCACATTCAGCGGCTGATGGTGCTGAGTAACTTTGCCCTAATTGCTGGAGTTGTGCCTCAGGCAATCGAAAACTGGTTTCATTCAGCCTTTATTGATGCCTATGATTGGGTGATGCAAACGAACGTTATTGGCATGGGACAGTTTGCAGATGGCGGAATTTTGGCATCTAAACCCTATGCTGCTTCTGCTAATTACATTAATAAAATGAGTGATTACTGTAAGGGATGTTGCTACAACTACAAGGAAAGAACGGGCGATCGCGCTTGTCCCTTTAATTTCTTTTACTGGGATTTCTTAGCACGGCATCGCGATCGCCTGACCTCTCAGGGGCGCATGAGTTTCATTTTGAAGAACCTGGATAAAATACCCATATCAGAACAGCAGCAAATTAGCCAGAAAGCAGAAGCATGGCTGTCAGAGCAGAAGAGCTAA
- a CDS encoding chromophore lyase CpcT/CpeT, with protein sequence MTHSTDITTLARWMASDFSNQEQAFENPPFFAHIRVCMRPLPLELLGGVSLFLEQAYDYELNHPYRMRILKLVVVGDPSSNGEAARIIIENYTVKKEETYYGSSRDISRLQALTPDQIEKMPGCDMLVEWTGSSFKGVVEPGKACMVFRKGQETYLDNEFEITETTFMSMDRGRDPKTDEVVWGSVAGPFQFSRWASFADEVKV encoded by the coding sequence ATGACTCATTCCACTGACATTACGACCCTTGCCCGCTGGATGGCATCGGATTTTAGCAACCAAGAGCAAGCGTTTGAAAACCCGCCATTTTTCGCTCACATTCGCGTTTGTATGCGCCCTTTGCCGCTGGAGTTGTTAGGAGGGGTGAGTTTGTTTTTAGAACAAGCCTATGATTACGAGCTTAATCATCCCTACCGGATGCGGATTTTGAAGCTAGTCGTCGTTGGCGACCCTAGCAGTAACGGCGAAGCAGCGCGCATTATTATTGAAAACTACACGGTCAAAAAAGAGGAAACCTACTACGGTTCATCTCGTGATATTTCTCGCCTACAAGCGCTAACGCCTGACCAAATTGAAAAAATGCCTGGTTGCGATATGTTGGTGGAATGGACAGGCAGCAGCTTTAAGGGCGTTGTAGAGCCGGGTAAAGCCTGTATGGTATTTCGCAAAGGGCAAGAGACTTATCTAGATAACGAATTTGAAATTACTGAGACAACCTTCATGAGCATGGATCGGGGACGCGATCCAAAAACCGATGAAGTGGTTTGGGGTTCAGTGGCAGGCCCTTTCCAGTTTTCTCGGTGGGCAAGTTTTGCCGATGAAGTGAAAGTCTAA